A window of the Deinococcus malanensis genome harbors these coding sequences:
- the hpaE gene encoding 5-carboxymethyl-2-hydroxymuconate semialdehyde dehydrogenase yields MTQTISPNHELARRLREERLTGGLKHFIGGQWVASHSGETFDTHSPVDNAFLTQVASGDAGDIDRAAQAAHEAFQTWREVGGAERRKVLHRIANLIEARAQEIAVLESIDTGQAIRFMKSAATRGAENFRFYADRAPGAGDGQSLPAPGFINYTLRQPIGPVGVITPWNTPFMLSTWKIAPALAAGCTVVHKPAEWSPVSATLLAEIMDEAGLPKGVHNLVHGLGESAGRALTEHPLVKAIAFVGETTTGSHIMRQGAETLKRVHFELGGKNPVVVFDDADLDRALDAVVFMIYSLNGERCTSSSRVLVQEGIYDEFTARIAERARNIRVGDPLDPETEVGPLVHPRHFEKVMSYFGKAREEGATIAAGGERVGEAGNFVSPTLFTGARNDMAIAQEEIFGPVLTAIPFTDEADALALANDVKYGLAGYLWTNDLTRAHRFAQGMEAGMIWINSENVRHLPTPFGGVKNSGIGRDGGDYSFEFYMETKNIAISLGTHKTAKLGVGQAPRVDKTVVEG; encoded by the coding sequence ATGACACAGACGATCAGCCCCAATCACGAACTGGCACGCCGGCTGCGTGAAGAGCGGCTTACCGGCGGCCTGAAACACTTCATCGGTGGGCAGTGGGTGGCCTCGCACAGCGGTGAGACCTTCGATACGCACTCCCCTGTGGACAATGCCTTCCTGACTCAGGTGGCCAGCGGCGACGCCGGGGACATCGACCGGGCGGCCCAGGCCGCCCATGAGGCCTTCCAGACCTGGCGGGAGGTTGGCGGCGCCGAGCGGCGCAAGGTCCTGCACCGCATTGCCAACCTGATCGAGGCCCGGGCTCAGGAAATCGCGGTGCTTGAGAGCATCGATACCGGTCAGGCGATCCGTTTCATGAAATCCGCAGCCACACGTGGCGCGGAGAACTTCCGCTTCTATGCCGACCGGGCGCCCGGTGCCGGCGACGGCCAGAGCCTGCCGGCCCCCGGCTTCATCAACTACACCCTGCGCCAGCCCATCGGTCCGGTCGGCGTGATTACTCCCTGGAACACGCCGTTCATGCTGTCCACCTGGAAAATTGCCCCTGCACTGGCGGCGGGCTGCACGGTTGTTCACAAGCCGGCCGAGTGGAGTCCGGTGAGTGCCACACTGCTGGCGGAGATCATGGACGAAGCGGGGCTGCCCAAAGGCGTCCACAATCTGGTGCACGGCCTCGGCGAAAGTGCCGGCAGGGCCCTGACCGAGCATCCGCTGGTCAAGGCCATCGCCTTCGTGGGCGAGACCACCACCGGCAGCCACATCATGCGCCAGGGGGCCGAAACCCTTAAGCGGGTGCATTTCGAACTGGGCGGCAAGAACCCGGTCGTGGTGTTCGACGACGCGGACCTGGACCGCGCGCTGGACGCCGTGGTGTTCATGATCTATTCGCTCAACGGCGAGCGCTGCACCAGCTCCAGCCGGGTGCTGGTCCAGGAGGGCATCTACGACGAGTTCACCGCCCGCATCGCCGAGCGCGCGCGCAACATCCGCGTCGGCGATCCACTGGACCCCGAGACCGAGGTGGGACCGCTGGTGCACCCCCGGCACTTCGAGAAGGTCATGTCCTACTTCGGCAAGGCCCGTGAGGAAGGAGCCACCATCGCCGCCGGGGGCGAGCGCGTGGGCGAGGCCGGCAACTTCGTCTCCCCCACCCTGTTCACCGGCGCCAGGAACGACATGGCCATCGCTCAGGAGGAGATCTTCGGGCCGGTGCTGACCGCTATTCCCTTCACCGACGAGGCCGACGCCCTGGCCCTGGCCAACGACGTGAAATACGGCCTGGCCGGCTACCTGTGGACCAACGACCTGACCCGCGCGCACCGCTTCGCGCAGGGTATGGAGGCCGGCATGATCTGGATCAACAGCGAGAACGTACGTCACCTGCCCACCCCCTTCGGCGGCGTGAAGAACAGCGGCATCGGCCGGGACGGCGGGGACTACTCCTTTGAGTTCTACATGGAGACCAAGAACATCGCCATTTCCCTGGGCACGCACAAGACGGCGAAACTGGGTGTCGGTCAGGCGCCGCGGGTGGACAAAACCGTGGTGGAAGGATGA
- the hpaH gene encoding 2-oxo-hept-4-ene-1,7-dioate hydratase gives MTELPRVIPETALMGLAAELEAAEASGVQLSPFSERFPGMTIADAYAVQRAWVAHKLEGGRRVVGHKIGLTSRAMQMAVQINEPDYGALLDDMFFEPNGDIPLARFVEPRVEVELGFLLGRALHGPNITVFDVLRATEYVTPAAEIIDARIARVSRETGKPRRVMDTISDNAANSGVIVGGRAVAPDAIDLRWAAALCVRNGVIEETGVAAGVLGHPAQGIAWLANRLAAHGEGLQAGEFVLAGSFTRPVDIAGGDVFTFDYGPLGAFSCRFVGTPRGPGGAHD, from the coding sequence ATGACAGAACTCCCCCGAGTGATCCCCGAGACCGCCCTGATGGGTCTGGCCGCCGAACTGGAGGCCGCTGAGGCCAGCGGTGTCCAGCTCTCCCCCTTCAGCGAACGCTTCCCCGGCATGACCATCGCCGACGCCTACGCAGTCCAGCGCGCCTGGGTGGCTCATAAGCTTGAGGGTGGCCGCCGCGTGGTGGGCCACAAGATCGGGCTGACGTCACGCGCCATGCAGATGGCCGTACAGATCAACGAGCCGGATTACGGCGCGCTCCTCGACGACATGTTTTTCGAACCGAACGGGGATATTCCCCTCGCGCGCTTCGTGGAGCCGCGCGTGGAGGTCGAACTGGGCTTCCTGTTGGGCCGGGCTCTGCATGGGCCTAACATCACGGTATTTGACGTTTTGCGCGCCACCGAGTACGTGACCCCGGCCGCCGAAATCATCGACGCCCGCATTGCCCGGGTCAGCCGGGAAACCGGCAAGCCACGCCGCGTGATGGACACCATCAGCGACAACGCTGCCAACTCGGGAGTGATCGTGGGCGGCCGGGCCGTAGCGCCTGACGCCATCGACCTGCGCTGGGCAGCGGCGCTGTGCGTCCGCAACGGGGTCATCGAGGAAACCGGTGTGGCAGCCGGCGTGCTGGGCCATCCGGCCCAGGGCATCGCCTGGCTGGCCAACCGTCTGGCGGCCCACGGCGAGGGCCTGCAGGCTGGCGAGTTCGTGCTGGCCGGCTCGTTCACCCGCCCGGTAGATATTGCCGGCGGCGACGTATTCACGTTCGACTACGGGCCGCTGGGGGCTTTTTCCTGCCGCTTTGTCGGCACGCCACGTGGTCCGGGAGGAGCGCATGACTGA
- the hpaB gene encoding 4-hydroxyphenylacetate 3-monooxygenase, oxygenase component produces the protein MTQTTTGPTLNPDEGTRAPGAVTGQQFLDRLRQNPPTLYIDGKRVEDPTTHPATANMCRSLAGLYDLQNQPELRELLTYEDGGVRYATSFMVPRTKEDLAKIGEAHRVRANYGLGFLGRAPDYMNANVMAAGMGAEYFSSCSASIAGDPKRDFAANMRRYYEYVRDHDLCLTHALTNPQVNRAKMASELPDPYIALGVVEEREEGIIVRGARMMATLPIADEILIFPSTVLKENADKSRYAMGFGIPTNTPGLSFQCREPIDVGRDPEDHPLSSRFDEQDAFVIFDDVLVPWERVFLLYDVELANKAYAGTDAVLHMAYQVVNLKVSKTETFLGAAQSIVNAIGSGQFQHVQSKVAEIIIMLEIMKALEVAAREQATLNRYGVMTPARAPLDAARNYYPANHARLPELLQLLGASGIIMMPSKADREGPLGPQIAKFLQAGNASADERLKLFRLAWDMAMSSFAGRQELYERFFFGDPVRMHSALYEVYDSSEAVGRVQAFLNQGGAARDQA, from the coding sequence ATGACCCAGACGACCACTGGCCCGACCTTAAATCCGGACGAGGGCACGCGTGCTCCCGGCGCGGTGACCGGACAGCAGTTCCTCGACCGCCTGCGCCAGAACCCTCCGACCCTGTACATCGACGGCAAGCGTGTGGAGGACCCCACCACGCACCCGGCCACCGCCAACATGTGCCGTTCCCTGGCTGGCCTGTACGACCTGCAGAACCAGCCTGAGCTGCGCGAACTGCTCACCTACGAGGACGGCGGCGTACGCTACGCAACCTCCTTCATGGTGCCGCGCACCAAGGAGGATCTGGCCAAAATAGGCGAGGCCCACCGCGTGCGAGCGAACTACGGCCTGGGCTTCCTGGGCCGCGCGCCTGACTACATGAATGCCAACGTGATGGCCGCCGGCATGGGCGCCGAGTATTTCAGCAGCTGCAGCGCCAGCATTGCCGGCGATCCCAAGCGCGACTTCGCCGCCAACATGCGCCGTTATTACGAATACGTGCGCGACCACGACCTGTGCCTGACGCACGCCCTGACCAATCCCCAGGTCAACCGCGCCAAGATGGCCTCGGAATTGCCCGACCCCTACATCGCGCTGGGCGTGGTCGAGGAGCGCGAGGAAGGCATCATCGTGCGCGGCGCGCGCATGATGGCCACCCTGCCCATCGCCGACGAGATCCTGATCTTCCCGTCCACCGTCCTGAAGGAAAACGCCGACAAGAGCCGCTACGCGATGGGCTTCGGCATTCCCACCAACACGCCGGGCCTGAGTTTCCAGTGCCGCGAGCCCATCGACGTGGGCCGCGACCCCGAGGACCATCCGCTCTCCAGCCGCTTCGACGAGCAGGACGCCTTCGTGATCTTCGACGATGTGCTCGTCCCCTGGGAGCGCGTGTTCCTGCTGTACGACGTGGAACTGGCCAACAAGGCCTACGCCGGCACCGACGCCGTGCTGCACATGGCCTATCAGGTGGTCAACCTCAAAGTCTCCAAGACCGAGACCTTCCTGGGTGCTGCGCAGAGCATCGTCAACGCCATCGGCAGCGGCCAGTTCCAGCATGTGCAGAGCAAGGTCGCCGAGATCATCATCATGCTGGAGATCATGAAGGCCCTGGAGGTCGCAGCCCGGGAGCAGGCCACGCTTAACCGCTACGGCGTGATGACTCCCGCCCGCGCTCCCCTGGACGCCGCGCGCAACTACTACCCGGCCAACCACGCGCGTCTGCCTGAGCTGCTGCAGTTGCTGGGCGCCTCGGGCATCATCATGATGCCCAGCAAGGCTGACCGCGAGGGACCGCTGGGGCCACAGATCGCCAAGTTCCTGCAGGCGGGCAACGCCAGCGCCGACGAGCGCCTGAAGCTGTTCCGGCTGGCCTGGGACATGGCCATGAGCTCGTTTGCGGGCCGACAGGAGCTGTACGAGCGGTTCTTCTTCGGCGACCCGGTTCGCATGCACTCGGCCCTGTACGAGGTCTACGACAGCAGCGAGGCCGTGGGCCGCGTCCAGGCCTTTCTGAACCAGGGAGGCGCCGCGCGTGACCAGGCCTGA
- a CDS encoding replication initiator protein A, with protein sequence MKRSPTPLTEITRIDEANVGRLGLISIQERVPDTFSSWTVEFQVDGRPATLTCDAMPKYGGVPHGLDGDIATAIMDLYVESGCPDDGLLHTTAYQILKRAGLDDSGRYYTNLKQTLYRLRTATYSASEAWRDHRRGNWTTVTFNYLQGLDFTSGDEDLNLSRSSALRIRLAEPIVRSVRSQYTKPLDIEFLTSLDRPLTRALYRLLDARRYSPEDPRTPRLSYSVNLIDWAAACKIIDQRSNKIRSTLQGAHDELIERQYLESVEYDGRGKKQVITYRFVEVGGHKPELDIQSSPVMAELVSHKVSISVARRLMEEFGEIHIRERLQKFRRLLESGYRVRNRSALLVDVIRDQEDKYPEPSSAPSSVPGRAPAPVPPPARMPTLEEAMHEPETLEARVEKAMKTIQFLLRDRLSVSEYGLLRMGLIVGQPDPERIMRAALQAKRDGTLDAFTDDLLSVLTTMNHEVLSAAPGA encoded by the coding sequence GTGAAACGCTCACCTACCCCGTTGACCGAAATAACCCGGATCGACGAGGCAAATGTGGGTCGCCTGGGGCTGATCAGTATTCAGGAGCGCGTCCCAGACACCTTTTCGTCCTGGACCGTCGAGTTTCAGGTGGACGGCAGGCCAGCAACGTTGACCTGCGACGCCATGCCCAAGTACGGGGGTGTCCCACATGGTCTCGATGGCGATATCGCAACTGCCATCATGGACCTGTATGTGGAATCCGGATGTCCCGATGATGGCCTGCTCCATACCACCGCCTATCAGATTCTCAAACGGGCTGGACTGGATGACTCCGGCCGGTACTACACCAACCTGAAACAGACCCTGTACCGCCTGCGTACAGCCACCTATTCGGCGTCTGAAGCCTGGCGTGATCACCGGCGCGGCAACTGGACGACCGTGACTTTCAATTATCTCCAGGGCCTCGACTTCACCAGTGGGGACGAAGACCTGAATCTCAGCCGCAGCAGCGCCCTTCGGATCCGGCTGGCTGAGCCCATCGTACGGTCGGTGCGTTCGCAGTACACCAAGCCGCTGGATATCGAGTTTCTGACCAGTCTGGACCGTCCCCTGACGCGTGCGCTCTACCGCCTGCTTGACGCCCGGCGCTATTCGCCGGAAGACCCGCGCACGCCGCGTCTGTCCTACAGCGTGAACCTGATTGACTGGGCCGCGGCCTGCAAAATCATCGACCAGCGCAGCAACAAGATCCGTTCCACCCTGCAGGGTGCCCACGACGAACTGATCGAGCGCCAGTATCTGGAAAGCGTCGAATACGACGGACGCGGCAAGAAACAGGTAATCACCTACCGCTTTGTCGAAGTGGGCGGTCACAAGCCTGAGCTGGATATTCAATCCTCGCCGGTCATGGCGGAACTTGTCAGCCACAAGGTGTCCATCTCTGTGGCCCGCCGACTGATGGAAGAATTCGGAGAAATTCACATCCGCGAACGGCTCCAGAAGTTCAGGCGTCTGCTCGAGAGCGGATACCGTGTGCGGAACCGTTCGGCCCTGCTGGTGGACGTTATCCGTGACCAAGAAGACAAATACCCGGAACCTTCATCCGCGCCCTCCTCGGTACCGGGCCGCGCTCCAGCGCCTGTCCCGCCGCCAGCCCGCATGCCAACCCTGGAAGAGGCCATGCACGAGCCTGAAACGCTGGAAGCGCGGGTCGAGAAAGCCATGAAGACCATCCAGTTTCTGCTGCGCGACCGGCTCAGCGTCAGCGAATATGGCCTGCTCCGCATGGGTCTGATTGTCGGTCAGCCGGACCCCGAACGCATCATGCGCGCCGCACTGCAAGCGAAAAGAGACGGCACGCTTGATGCCTTCACCGATGATCTGCTCTCGGTGCTGACCACCATGAATCACGAGGTTCTGAGCGCAGCGCCGGGAGCCTGA
- a CDS encoding NAD-dependent epimerase/dehydratase family protein codes for MSTPQRVLITGAAGTIGRALREELRGRFPVLRLTDTRDLGEAQAGEEIVSADLTRFEDVLAAMQGVDAVIHLGAIADEHTYERIRAVNMDGTYHVLEAARQAGVRRIAFASSIHTVGFYPRSETISPDVPVRPDTYYGVSKVFGEALGRMYWERYGLEFVSVRICSFQPHPKDRRHLSTWLSPRDATQLFSRAMTAPDVGYLTVAGISGNTRRWMSAEGWDRLGYQPQDDAEAYASQVEHLHGDPDHITEQRQGGIFVDPNYTGLASQDR; via the coding sequence ATGAGCACGCCGCAGCGCGTGCTGATCACTGGAGCAGCCGGCACCATCGGCCGGGCCCTGCGGGAGGAATTGCGCGGCCGCTTTCCGGTACTGCGCCTGACCGACACCCGTGACCTCGGCGAGGCCCAGGCCGGCGAGGAGATCGTTTCGGCCGACCTGACCCGCTTCGAAGATGTTCTTGCCGCAATGCAAGGCGTCGACGCGGTGATCCACCTGGGCGCCATCGCCGACGAGCACACCTACGAGCGCATCCGCGCGGTGAACATGGACGGCACCTACCACGTCCTGGAAGCGGCGCGGCAGGCCGGAGTGCGGCGCATAGCCTTCGCGTCCAGCATCCACACGGTGGGCTTCTACCCCCGCAGCGAAACCATCTCCCCCGACGTGCCGGTGCGGCCCGACACCTATTACGGCGTCAGCAAGGTCTTCGGCGAGGCCCTGGGCCGCATGTACTGGGAGCGCTACGGGCTGGAGTTCGTCAGTGTGCGCATCTGCTCGTTTCAGCCGCATCCTAAAGACCGCCGCCACCTGTCCACGTGGCTCTCGCCCCGGGACGCTACTCAGCTGTTCAGCCGGGCCATGACGGCCCCGGACGTCGGCTACCTGACCGTGGCCGGCATCAGCGGCAACACCCGCCGATGGATGTCGGCCGAAGGCTGGGACCGGCTAGGCTATCAGCCTCAGGACGACGCCGAAGCCTACGCCAGTCAGGTCGAGCACCTGCATGGCGACCCGGACCACATCACCGAGCAGCGGCAGGGCGGGATTTTCGTGGACCCGAACTACACCGGTCTGGCCAGCCAGGACCGATAA
- the hpaD gene encoding 3,4-dihydroxyphenylacetate 2,3-dioxygenase has protein sequence MTRPDVIRIAQAIFTVSDLAASREFYVDLLGMNILHEEGNALYLRGVEDREWTLKLEQSRGPQDPVRVRQLGYRVRGERSLDALIALATEQKLPWRWEEELDRPRMLRLQDPFGIPLSFYHEVGTHPWMLQEFHRHRGPGLQRVDHVNVMVPDVKATMDWYLAELDFRLSEYTVDEQGAYWAAWIQRRGGVHDLALTNGPGPRLHHWAYWMPDVNSIIRTCDIMAGARQPERIERGPGRHGISNAFFLYIRDPDGHRIELYTSDYITVDPDFEPIRWMRDDPRRQTLWGAKTPLSWFEEASVMEAFDGGLQAHEAGALTGIPVHVI, from the coding sequence GTGACCAGGCCTGACGTCATCCGCATCGCGCAGGCCATCTTCACGGTCTCGGATCTGGCCGCCAGCCGCGAGTTTTACGTTGATCTGCTGGGCATGAACATCCTGCACGAGGAAGGCAATGCCCTGTACCTGCGGGGCGTGGAGGACCGCGAGTGGACCCTCAAGCTCGAGCAGAGCCGCGGCCCCCAGGATCCGGTGCGCGTGCGTCAGCTGGGTTACCGGGTGCGCGGTGAGCGAAGCCTGGACGCGCTGATCGCCCTGGCGACAGAGCAGAAGCTGCCGTGGCGCTGGGAGGAGGAACTTGACCGGCCCCGCATGCTGCGGCTCCAGGACCCCTTCGGCATTCCGCTGAGCTTCTACCACGAGGTCGGCACGCACCCCTGGATGCTGCAGGAGTTCCACCGCCACCGCGGCCCGGGCCTGCAGCGCGTGGACCACGTCAACGTGATGGTGCCGGACGTGAAGGCGACCATGGACTGGTACCTGGCAGAGCTGGACTTCCGCCTGTCTGAATACACCGTAGACGAGCAGGGCGCCTACTGGGCCGCCTGGATTCAGCGCCGGGGCGGCGTCCACGATCTGGCCCTGACCAACGGTCCGGGACCGAGACTGCATCACTGGGCGTACTGGATGCCGGACGTGAACTCGATCATCCGCACCTGCGACATCATGGCCGGCGCCCGGCAGCCCGAGCGCATCGAGCGCGGCCCGGGCAGGCACGGGATCTCCAATGCCTTTTTCCTGTACATCCGCGATCCGGACGGCCACCGGATCGAGCTGTACACCAGCGACTACATCACGGTGGACCCTGACTTCGAACCGATACGCTGGATGCGCGACGATCCCCGCCGGCAGACGCTGTGGGGTGCCAAGACGCCACTGAGCTGGTTCGAGGAAGCCTCGGTAATGGAAGCCTTCGATGGTGGCCTGCAGGCCCACGAGGCCGGGGCCCTGACCGGCATTCCGGTGCATGTGATCTGA
- a CDS encoding fumarylacetoacetate hydrolase family protein, whose amino-acid sequence MKYARFISGGRPLSGYLQDNRLIDAAGVAHDPGKVQFRLPVEPPKVIALALNFNDHAGELGLTQPKEPALFWKPNTTLLPHGGTVIYPRGAQFMHYEVELGVIIGRDARRVKAKDAMDYVGGYTIGNDLVVRDYVTNTFRPPMRGKGWDTFGPLGPYYVTADEINDPHDLTLRAYVNDELRQEGSTRDMIFGIPELIEHISRFMTLQKDDVILTGTPKGISHVHPGDVMRLEVEGLGTLINDIQEEDDLADPITGQESKEGEWDGR is encoded by the coding sequence ATGAAATACGCTCGTTTCATCAGCGGCGGCCGTCCACTGAGCGGTTACCTGCAGGACAATCGCCTGATCGACGCCGCAGGCGTGGCCCACGATCCCGGCAAGGTGCAGTTCCGGCTGCCGGTCGAGCCGCCCAAGGTGATTGCCCTGGCCCTGAACTTCAACGACCACGCCGGCGAACTGGGCCTGACCCAGCCCAAGGAGCCCGCGCTGTTCTGGAAGCCGAACACCACCCTGCTGCCTCATGGCGGCACGGTGATCTACCCGCGCGGCGCCCAGTTCATGCACTACGAGGTGGAACTCGGCGTGATCATCGGCCGCGACGCCCGCCGGGTAAAGGCCAAAGATGCCATGGATTACGTCGGCGGCTACACCATCGGCAACGACCTGGTGGTGCGCGATTACGTGACCAACACCTTCCGTCCACCTATGCGTGGCAAGGGCTGGGACACCTTCGGTCCGCTGGGACCGTACTACGTCACGGCCGACGAGATCAACGATCCGCACGACCTGACCCTGCGCGCCTACGTCAACGACGAACTGCGCCAGGAAGGCAGTACCCGTGACATGATCTTCGGAATTCCTGAACTGATCGAACACATCAGCCGCTTCATGACGCTGCAGAAGGACGACGTCATCCTGACCGGCACGCCCAAAGGCATCAGCCATGTGCACCCGGGAGATGTGATGCGTCTGGAGGTCGAGGGCCTGGGCACGCTGATCAACGATATCCAGGAAGAGGACGACCTGGCCGATCCCATCACCGGGCAGGAAAGCAAGGAAGGCGAGTGGGACGGCCGCTGA
- a CDS encoding PucR family transcriptional regulator, whose protein sequence is MPQLSDLCAVLGLPVADEGGRAWTTLEEACALLPGQPAEVVRTAALTFLAQQMVALPGIAGVFAALREAVAHPQPERELTRLLGRLTGGFAAIHASWGDLVASSGEPRPGQAWKLIHKTRHVGTLTMAVSAPWVPLMPVAAEYALLARLQSAAAGAARRRVGERSLDALLSGLDDAPGLGSGPFALAVARFSHEAAATRTARAAQEHVLDVLASAGEGYFMERGVTAYSTVRGQRAVWLWPTRDLTREAVELHAALLASTAQDVRVGVSARHPASQVQSAFDEATQALTGTREARGCTLFQELDPLHTLVTSGALATLQAQVQARLASLDDNGRTEVTLRAYLNHTGSLGELAVQLHIHVNTLRYRLRRAEEVLGGRLSDPHLLARLYLAFEAGT, encoded by the coding sequence ATGCCGCAGCTTTCCGACTTGTGTGCTGTCCTGGGGCTGCCAGTGGCAGATGAAGGAGGCCGCGCCTGGACCACGCTGGAGGAGGCCTGTGCGCTGTTGCCCGGTCAGCCGGCCGAGGTGGTCCGAACCGCTGCACTGACTTTCCTGGCGCAGCAGATGGTGGCCTTGCCGGGGATTGCCGGTGTGTTTGCCGCGTTGCGGGAGGCAGTGGCTCATCCCCAGCCGGAGCGTGAACTCACACGCCTGCTGGGCCGGCTGACCGGGGGCTTCGCCGCCATTCATGCCAGCTGGGGGGATCTGGTGGCCTCATCTGGTGAGCCCCGCCCGGGACAGGCCTGGAAACTCATTCACAAGACCCGGCATGTGGGGACACTGACGATGGCCGTCTCTGCTCCGTGGGTACCACTGATGCCAGTGGCTGCCGAGTACGCCCTGCTGGCCCGCCTGCAGTCGGCGGCGGCCGGGGCCGCGCGCCGCCGGGTGGGCGAGCGCTCCCTGGACGCGCTGCTCTCAGGCCTGGACGATGCTCCTGGACTGGGCAGTGGCCCGTTTGCGCTGGCGGTGGCACGCTTTTCGCATGAGGCGGCTGCCACGCGGACGGCCCGCGCGGCACAGGAGCATGTGCTTGACGTGCTGGCCAGCGCGGGAGAGGGATATTTCATGGAGCGGGGGGTAACCGCCTACTCCACGGTGCGTGGACAGCGGGCCGTCTGGCTGTGGCCCACCCGCGATCTGACTCGTGAAGCAGTGGAGCTTCACGCCGCGCTGCTGGCCTCCACGGCGCAGGACGTCCGGGTGGGTGTGAGCGCGCGGCACCCTGCGAGTCAGGTCCAGTCGGCCTTCGACGAGGCCACCCAGGCCCTGACCGGCACCCGCGAGGCACGGGGCTGCACCCTGTTCCAGGAACTTGATCCGCTGCATACGCTGGTCACCAGTGGAGCCCTGGCGACCTTGCAGGCGCAGGTGCAGGCGCGGCTGGCGAGTCTCGACGACAACGGGCGCACCGAAGTTACCCTGCGGGCCTACCTGAACCACACGGGCTCCCTGGGCGAGCTGGCTGTTCAACTGCACATTCATGTCAACACCCTGCGCTACCGGCTGCGCCGGGCCGAAGAGGTGCTGGGCGGCCGGCTCAGCGATCCGCACCTGCTGGCCCGTCTGTATCTGGCTTTTGAAGCGGGAACATGA
- the hpaI gene encoding 4-hydroxy-2-oxoheptanedioate aldolase, which produces MTENPFKVALARGKPQIGLWLALADPYSAELCAGAGFDWLAVDGEHAPNDLRSTLACLQAIAPYASHAVVRPPVGNEVIIKQLLDIGATTLLIPMVDSAEQARALVAATRYPPHGVRGVGAALARASGFGRDSGYASRANEGVCLLLQVESVAGLAALDEIASVEGVDGVFIGPADLAASMGHLGNPGHPEVQAAIQGAAGRIRTTGRAAGILSTDEAQARTYLSWGYTFVAVGTDVTLLARSTAALASTFRS; this is translated from the coding sequence ATGACTGAGAATCCTTTTAAAGTGGCGCTGGCCCGCGGCAAGCCTCAGATCGGACTGTGGCTGGCCCTGGCCGATCCTTACAGTGCCGAGCTGTGCGCCGGCGCCGGGTTCGACTGGCTGGCCGTTGATGGAGAACATGCCCCGAACGACCTGCGGTCCACCCTGGCCTGCCTGCAGGCGATCGCCCCCTATGCCTCGCACGCCGTGGTGCGCCCGCCGGTGGGCAATGAGGTCATCATCAAGCAGCTGCTCGACATCGGCGCGACCACCCTGCTGATCCCTATGGTGGACTCCGCTGAGCAGGCACGTGCGCTGGTGGCGGCTACACGCTACCCACCGCACGGTGTGCGGGGCGTCGGAGCGGCGCTGGCACGTGCCAGCGGCTTCGGGCGCGACAGCGGGTACGCGAGCCGTGCAAACGAGGGCGTCTGCCTGCTGCTGCAGGTGGAGTCCGTGGCCGGTCTCGCTGCCCTGGACGAGATCGCGTCGGTGGAGGGCGTCGACGGCGTGTTTATCGGCCCGGCCGATCTGGCCGCCAGCATGGGACATCTGGGCAATCCTGGACATCCGGAGGTGCAGGCAGCCATTCAGGGTGCTGCCGGGCGGATCCGGACCACGGGCCGCGCTGCCGGCATCCTCAGCACCGATGAGGCGCAGGCGCGAACTTACCTGTCGTGGGGGTACACCTTCGTAGCTGTGGGCACGGACGTGACGCTGCTCGCGCGCTCGACGGCTGCGCTCGCGTCGACCTTCAGAAGCTGA